The following proteins are encoded in a genomic region of Rubrobacter xylanophilus DSM 9941:
- a CDS encoding NAD(P) transhydrogenase subunit alpha, translating to MRIGVPREVAEGERRVGLVPETVSRLVGEGFEVLVETGAGWDYNLDEHYEEAGARVVGSAGEVYGEAEIVVKVAKPAEEEVGMLREGQVLICFLNGPQEPGLVERLAKRGVTVFSNEAIPRTSAAQSMDALSSMGSIAGYKSALIAANTLGKYVPMLSTAAGTTKAANVLVLGVAVAGLQAIAIMHRLGANVFAYDIRPETKEQARSLGATFIDSEDERREEEEDGWEEYEPTGWRRLMVSLGFYSFAEPPRDEYVVEGEEEEEAGGEEPEQWSREKLEADQRLVRERIKEMDIVITTALAPGRRAPKLVDREMVESMRAGSVIVDLAAEQGGNCELTRAGETVKHAGVAIVGPINLPSTMPIHASQLYARNMYNIIRHITSGGEEEGIRLELDFEDEIVSKMCIAHGGEIRDRLTREALEESRSGGG from the coding sequence GTGAGGATCGGGGTTCCCAGGGAGGTGGCGGAAGGCGAGCGGCGGGTTGGGCTGGTGCCCGAGACCGTATCGCGGCTCGTGGGGGAGGGCTTCGAGGTGCTCGTGGAGACCGGGGCGGGGTGGGACTACAACCTCGACGAGCACTACGAGGAGGCGGGGGCGCGGGTCGTGGGGAGCGCCGGGGAGGTCTACGGGGAGGCGGAGATCGTCGTAAAGGTCGCGAAGCCCGCCGAGGAGGAGGTCGGGATGCTGCGGGAGGGGCAGGTCTTGATCTGCTTTCTCAACGGCCCGCAGGAGCCCGGGCTCGTCGAGCGGCTCGCGAAGCGGGGCGTCACGGTCTTCTCCAACGAGGCCATCCCGCGCACCAGCGCGGCGCAGAGCATGGACGCCCTCTCCTCCATGGGCTCCATCGCGGGCTACAAGAGCGCGCTCATCGCGGCGAACACCCTGGGCAAGTACGTGCCGATGCTCTCCACCGCCGCCGGGACCACCAAGGCCGCGAACGTGCTGGTGCTCGGGGTAGCGGTGGCGGGGCTGCAGGCCATAGCCATCATGCACCGGCTGGGGGCCAACGTCTTCGCCTACGACATCCGGCCCGAGACCAAGGAGCAGGCGCGGTCGCTGGGGGCGACGTTTATAGACTCCGAGGACGAGCGCAGAGAAGAGGAGGAGGACGGCTGGGAGGAGTACGAGCCCACGGGCTGGCGCAGGCTGATGGTCTCTTTGGGCTTCTACTCCTTCGCCGAGCCGCCGCGGGACGAGTACGTAGTGGAGGGCGAGGAGGAAGAGGAGGCTGGGGGCGAGGAGCCCGAGCAGTGGTCCAGGGAGAAGCTCGAGGCGGACCAGCGGCTCGTCCGCGAGCGGATAAAGGAGATGGACATCGTCATAACGACGGCGCTCGCGCCCGGCAGGCGCGCCCCGAAGCTCGTGGACCGGGAGATGGTCGAGAGCATGCGGGCGGGGAGCGTCATCGTGGACCTGGCGGCGGAGCAGGGGGGCAACTGCGAGCTCACCCGGGCGGGGGAGACCGTAAAGCACGCGGGGGTTGCGATCGTGGGGCCTATCAACCTGCCGAGCACGATGCCCATCCACGCCAGCCAGCTCTACGCGCGCAACATGTACAACATCATCCGGCACATAACCTCGGGCGGCGAGGAGGAGGGGATCCGGCTGGAGCTGGACTTCGAGGACGAGATAGTCTCCAAGATGTGCATCGCGCACGGCGGCGAGATCCGGGACCGGCTCACGCGCGAGGCGCTGGAGGAGTCGCGGAGCGGGGGCGGCTGA
- a CDS encoding NAD(P) transhydrogenase subunit alpha: MEQFLAQLAVFVVAAFLGWELISRVPNLLHTPLMSATNAIHGVILVGGMIALSESTNPAITAVCFVAVFFGALNVVGGFWVTNRMLGMFAPPRRRVRRRKG, translated from the coding sequence GTGGAGCAGTTTCTGGCGCAGCTCGCCGTGTTCGTGGTCGCGGCGTTTCTGGGGTGGGAGCTCATCTCGCGGGTGCCCAACCTGCTGCACACGCCGCTCATGAGCGCCACCAACGCCATCCACGGCGTCATCCTGGTGGGCGGCATGATCGCGCTCTCCGAGAGCACCAACCCGGCGATCACCGCGGTGTGCTTCGTGGCGGTCTTTTTCGGGGCGCTGAACGTCGTGGGCGGCTTCTGGGTGACCAACAGGATGCTGGGGATGTTCGCCCCGCCGCGCAGGCGGGTCAGGAGAAGAAAGGGTTAG
- a CDS encoding NAD(P)(+) transhydrogenase (Re/Si-specific) subunit beta, whose translation MQAATFLAYLAAAALFIVGIRRLRRPETARSGNTIAATGMAIALVATLFVIEFRGLLLIGAAALIGAVVGAVSAQKVKMTAMPQMVAAYNGVGGGAAALIALSEFYHLQTTGEQDLIASVTVPLTILIGSVSFAGSAIAFLKLQEVAFTGSVSFPLQQVVNALLFLGILLLAANAVLGGEIIPSLPPVASVVAVLAASLVLGVLVVIPIGGADMPIVISLLNAFTGLAAAASGFVLNNYILIIGGTIVGASGTILTRLMSSALGRPFGKIIFAGIAASGTGKQAPGEDRPVHDASPQEVGEYLADEAQKVVIVPGYGLAVAQAQGAIRELMEALEERGKQVLFGIHPVAGRMPGHMNVLLTEAGVPYDKLLDLEDINPEFEDTDAVIVVGANDVVNPAANDPEQDTPISGMPILEVHRAKKVIFIKRSLSPGFAGVDNPLFYDTEKTIMLFSDAKQGLQEVLSALKGA comes from the coding sequence GTGCAGGCTGCCACGTTTCTGGCCTACCTCGCGGCGGCGGCGCTCTTCATCGTCGGGATAAGGCGCCTGCGCCGCCCCGAGACCGCCCGCTCGGGCAACACCATCGCCGCCACAGGCATGGCCATAGCCCTCGTGGCCACGCTCTTCGTCATCGAGTTCCGCGGGCTGCTTCTCATCGGGGCGGCGGCCCTGATCGGGGCGGTGGTCGGGGCCGTCTCGGCGCAGAAGGTCAAGATGACGGCGATGCCCCAGATGGTCGCGGCGTACAACGGGGTCGGCGGCGGGGCCGCGGCCCTGATCGCTCTCTCCGAGTTCTACCACCTGCAGACCACGGGCGAGCAGGACCTCATCGCCTCCGTCACCGTCCCCCTCACGATCCTCATCGGGTCGGTGAGCTTCGCCGGGAGCGCCATAGCCTTCCTGAAGCTGCAGGAGGTGGCCTTCACCGGCTCCGTCTCCTTCCCGCTGCAGCAGGTGGTGAACGCCCTGCTCTTTCTGGGCATCCTCCTGCTCGCGGCGAACGCCGTGCTGGGCGGGGAGATCATCCCCTCCCTCCCGCCGGTGGCCTCGGTGGTCGCCGTCCTCGCAGCCTCCCTCGTCCTGGGCGTGCTGGTGGTCATCCCGATAGGCGGGGCGGACATGCCGATCGTGATCTCGCTCCTCAACGCCTTCACGGGGCTCGCGGCGGCGGCCTCGGGCTTCGTGCTGAACAACTACATCCTGATCATCGGGGGCACCATCGTGGGGGCCTCGGGCACAATCCTCACCCGCCTGATGTCCAGCGCCCTCGGGCGGCCGTTCGGGAAGATCATCTTCGCCGGCATCGCCGCCTCCGGGACGGGCAAGCAGGCCCCGGGCGAGGACAGGCCCGTCCACGACGCGAGCCCCCAGGAGGTCGGCGAGTACCTCGCCGACGAGGCGCAGAAGGTCGTCATCGTCCCCGGCTACGGCCTCGCCGTCGCCCAGGCCCAGGGGGCGATCCGGGAGCTGATGGAGGCCCTGGAGGAGCGGGGCAAGCAGGTGCTCTTCGGCATCCACCCCGTCGCGGGGCGCATGCCGGGCCACATGAACGTCCTGCTCACCGAGGCCGGCGTCCCCTACGATAAGCTCCTCGACCTCGAGGACATAAACCCCGAGTTCGAGGACACCGACGCCGTGATCGTGGTCGGCGCCAACGACGTCGTGAACCCCGCCGCCAACGACCCCGAGCAGGACACCCCCATCTCCGGCATGCCCATCCTGGAGGTCCACAGGGCGAAGAAGGTCATCTTCATAAAGCGCTCCCTCTCCCCCGGCTTCGCCGGCGTGGACAACCCCCTCTTCTACGACACCGAGAAGACCATAATGCTCTTCTCCGACGCCAAGCAGGGCCTGCAGGAGGTGCTCTCCGCGCTCAAAGGCGCCTGA
- a CDS encoding ArsR/SmtB family transcription factor: MNEREHRAFKEELFGQFARIGRALANPHRLELLDLLAQGERTVEELAREAGMSVANTSRHLQELRSARLVEVRREGLYGYYRLADERVFGVWRAIRELGEARLAEIDWLVRTHLKDRESLEPVGAEELFERLRRKDVLVLDVRPEEEYRAGHIPGALSVPLERLEAYLAEIPKDQEIVAYCRGPYCVFADEAVALLRSRGYRARRLQEGLPDWRAAGMPVEG, translated from the coding sequence ATGAACGAGCGAGAGCACCGGGCGTTCAAGGAGGAACTGTTCGGGCAGTTCGCCCGGATCGGGAGGGCGCTGGCCAACCCGCACCGTTTGGAGCTCTTGGATCTTCTTGCACAGGGCGAGCGAACGGTCGAGGAGCTAGCGCGGGAGGCCGGGATGTCGGTGGCGAACACCTCGCGGCACCTGCAGGAGCTACGCTCTGCGCGGCTGGTCGAGGTGCGACGGGAGGGGCTGTACGGCTACTACCGGCTGGCAGACGAGCGGGTGTTCGGGGTGTGGCGTGCGATCCGGGAGCTGGGCGAGGCTCGGCTGGCGGAGATAGACTGGCTTGTGCGCACCCATCTCAAGGACCGGGAGTCGCTGGAGCCGGTGGGAGCTGAGGAGCTGTTCGAGCGCCTGCGCAGGAAAGACGTGCTGGTTCTGGACGTGCGTCCCGAGGAGGAGTACCGGGCCGGGCACATCCCGGGCGCGCTCTCCGTTCCGCTGGAGAGGCTGGAGGCGTACCTGGCCGAGATCCCGAAGGATCAGGAGATCGTGGCCTACTGCCGCGGCCCCTACTGCGTGTTCGCCGACGAGGCGGTGGCGCTCCTGAGGTCGCGCGGCTACCGGGCGCGCAGGCTGCAAGAAGGACTGCCAGACTGGCGGGCGGCCGGGATGCCCGTGGAGGGCTAG
- a CDS encoding MFS transporter, whose translation MASGNRVGDGPPPDVRLGLKENLGQFSLLVLVNAFVGGMVGLERTVVPLVGSEEFGLVLRTAIFSFIVTFGVVKAFSNLFAGGLADRFGRKRVLVAGWIIGVPVPFMIMLAPSWGWVVAANVLLGMNQGLAWSTTVIMKIDLVGPRGRGLAVGLNEFAGYLAVGATAWLTGYLASVYGLRPEPFYLGAAYALLGLLISVFLVRDTREHVRLEMEEHPKEPGSLTFREVFKKTSYGDRNLLACSQAGLVNNLNDGMSWGVFPLFFASFGLGVGKIGVLKAVYPAVWGALQVFTGPLSDRWGRKGLIVAGMWTQAAGIFVTVATRSFGWWTLGSVLLGLGTAMVYPSLIAAVSDNAHPSWRARSLSVYRFWRDLGYAAGALSAGIIADTLGISWAIGSVGALTFVSGAVVALLLKESRGR comes from the coding sequence GTGGCTTCGGGCAACCGGGTAGGCGACGGGCCCCCGCCGGATGTCCGGCTAGGCCTGAAGGAGAACCTGGGGCAGTTCTCGCTGCTGGTGCTCGTCAACGCCTTCGTAGGCGGGATGGTCGGGCTGGAGAGGACGGTCGTCCCGCTCGTCGGCTCCGAGGAGTTCGGGCTGGTCCTCAGGACGGCCATCTTCTCGTTCATCGTCACCTTCGGGGTCGTAAAGGCGTTCTCCAACCTCTTCGCCGGGGGGCTCGCCGACCGCTTCGGCAGGAAGCGGGTGCTGGTGGCGGGGTGGATTATCGGCGTGCCGGTGCCGTTCATGATCATGCTCGCCCCCTCGTGGGGATGGGTGGTGGCGGCCAACGTCCTGCTGGGCATGAACCAGGGGCTCGCCTGGTCCACGACGGTCATCATGAAGATAGACCTCGTGGGCCCACGGGGCAGGGGCCTCGCCGTGGGGCTCAACGAGTTTGCCGGGTACCTGGCCGTCGGGGCAACCGCGTGGCTGACCGGCTACCTGGCCTCGGTCTACGGCCTCCGGCCGGAGCCCTTCTACCTGGGCGCGGCGTACGCCCTGCTGGGGCTTCTGATCTCCGTCTTCCTTGTCCGGGACACCCGCGAACACGTCCGGCTGGAGATGGAAGAACACCCGAAGGAGCCAGGATCCCTCACCTTTCGCGAGGTCTTCAAGAAGACCAGCTACGGGGACCGCAACCTCCTCGCCTGCTCCCAGGCTGGGCTCGTCAACAACCTCAATGATGGGATGAGCTGGGGGGTCTTCCCCCTCTTTTTCGCGAGCTTCGGCCTCGGAGTAGGGAAGATCGGTGTCCTGAAGGCGGTCTACCCGGCGGTGTGGGGCGCATTGCAGGTCTTCACCGGGCCCTTGAGCGACCGCTGGGGGCGCAAGGGCCTTATCGTGGCGGGGATGTGGACGCAGGCGGCCGGCATCTTCGTCACCGTGGCGACCCGGAGCTTCGGGTGGTGGACGCTCGGCAGCGTGCTCCTCGGGCTCGGGACCGCGATGGTCTACCCCTCCCTGATCGCCGCCGTCTCGGACAACGCCCACCCCTCCTGGCGGGCGCGCTCCCTGAGCGTCTACCGTTTCTGGCGGGATCTCGGCTACGCCGCGGGCGCCCTCTCCGCCGGGATCATCGCGGATACCTTAGGGATCTCCTGGGCGATAGGTTCCGTGGGGGCGCTGACCTTCGTCTCCGGAGCCGTGGTCGCGCTCCTCCTGAAGGAGAGCCGTGGAAGGTAG
- a CDS encoding NAD(P)/FAD-dependent oxidoreductase, which produces MSAEDTTGGGRIMSREAYDVAVVGASIAGCTAATLFAREGARVALIERHADPNAYKALCTHYIQPCAVPTIERLGLAPLIEEAGGIRNGLVMYTRWGWIGGDAEDLPYGYNIRRQTLDPMLRGLAASTPGVEFMPGRSARDLIREDGRVAGVVVRDRAGESHEIPARLVVAADGRSSRIAKIAGGPVEVAPNNRFAYFAHYRDLTLPSGSRSQMWMLEPDVAYTFPNDGGVTLAACMPAKERLPEFKEDLEGAFVRFFEGLPLGPRLSEAQRVSRIMGVVEQANVSRPAARPGLAFVGDAALCSDPLWGVGCGWAFQSAEWLVDETAEALLAGGDLDRALERYRRRHRRELSGHHRLICDFSRVRPYNPVERLMFSAAARDNRSARHFHAFGARIIGVREFLSPRAVGRALWVNARHAARGRAKPGPGPAVARAGR; this is translated from the coding sequence ATGTCGGCGGAAGACACCACAGGAGGCGGGAGGATCATGAGCCGGGAGGCCTACGACGTGGCGGTGGTGGGGGCGAGCATCGCCGGCTGCACCGCGGCGACGCTCTTCGCCCGGGAGGGGGCGAGGGTGGCCCTCATAGAGCGCCACGCGGACCCCAACGCCTACAAGGCGCTGTGCACCCACTACATCCAGCCCTGCGCCGTGCCCACCATCGAGCGGCTCGGCCTGGCGCCCCTCATCGAGGAGGCCGGGGGGATCCGCAACGGGCTCGTGATGTACACGCGGTGGGGTTGGATCGGCGGCGACGCCGAAGACCTGCCCTACGGCTACAACATCCGGCGCCAGACCCTCGACCCCATGCTCCGCGGCCTCGCGGCGAGCACCCCCGGGGTGGAGTTCATGCCGGGACGGAGCGCGCGCGACCTCATCCGGGAGGACGGGCGCGTCGCGGGCGTCGTGGTGCGCGACCGGGCGGGGGAGAGCCATGAGATACCGGCGCGGCTGGTCGTCGCCGCCGACGGGCGCAGCTCCCGGATCGCGAAGATCGCGGGCGGCCCGGTCGAGGTCGCGCCGAACAACCGCTTCGCCTACTTCGCCCACTACCGCGACCTCACCCTGCCCTCCGGCTCCAGGTCGCAGATGTGGATGCTCGAGCCGGACGTGGCCTACACCTTCCCCAACGACGGCGGGGTGACGCTCGCGGCCTGCATGCCGGCCAAGGAGAGGCTGCCCGAGTTCAAGGAAGACCTCGAGGGGGCCTTCGTCCGCTTCTTCGAGGGGCTGCCGCTCGGCCCCCGCCTCTCCGAGGCACAGCGGGTCTCCAGGATCATGGGCGTCGTCGAGCAGGCCAACGTCTCGCGGCCCGCGGCGCGTCCGGGCCTCGCCTTCGTGGGGGACGCGGCCCTGTGCTCCGACCCGCTGTGGGGCGTGGGCTGCGGGTGGGCCTTCCAGTCGGCGGAGTGGCTGGTGGACGAGACCGCAGAGGCGCTGCTCGCCGGCGGCGACCTCGACCGGGCGCTCGAGCGCTACCGCAGGAGGCACCGGAGGGAGCTCTCCGGGCACCACCGGCTCATCTGCGACTTCTCGCGCGTGCGCCCGTACAACCCCGTGGAGCGCCTGATGTTCTCCGCGGCGGCCAGGGACAATCGCTCGGCCCGGCACTTCCACGCCTTCGGCGCCAGGATCATCGGGGTGCGCGAGTTCCTCTCGCCCCGGGCCGTCGGGCGCGCGCTGTGGGTGAACGCCCGGCACGCCGCCCGGGGCCGCGCCAAGCCCGGCCCGGGCCCCGCGGTCGCGAGGGCGGGGAGGTAG
- a CDS encoding antibiotic biosynthesis monooxygenase family protein, with product MYARVTTTRIQPGKVEEAIGIARDSIAPAAREQRGFGGFLLLADREAGKGLAITLWETEDDLRASEASGYYREQLGKLKEVLAGPPEREAYEVSVRV from the coding sequence GTGTACGCGAGGGTGACGACCACCAGGATCCAGCCCGGCAAGGTCGAGGAGGCGATCGGCATCGCCCGGGACTCCATAGCGCCCGCTGCCAGGGAGCAGCGGGGGTTCGGGGGGTTCCTCCTGCTTGCGGACCGGGAGGCGGGCAAGGGCCTCGCCATAACGCTGTGGGAGACGGAGGACGACCTCAGGGCGAGCGAGGCGAGCGGCTACTACCGGGAGCAGCTCGGCAAGCTCAAGGAGGTCCTCGCCGGGCCGCCGGAGAGGGAGGCCTACGAGGTCAGCGTCCGGGTCTGA
- a CDS encoding ATP-binding protein, with protein sequence MAHEGDRGETSPPRRPSAGGGPSPLRVVGSGGGQAEAPRAPRGNLPAETSSFVGRERELSEVRALLAGTRLLTLTGPGGCGKTRLALRAAREAAGGFGGAWWVELASLSDPGLVEQAVAGALGVREAPGRSLVGACAERLGSGGALLVLDNCEHLVGACAALAEALLRACPDLKVLATSREALGVAGETVWPVPALSLPPPEEAADPGALARYEATRLFLERAAAAAPGFGLTERSAAEVSRVCRRLDGIPLAIELAAARTRVLSVGQIAERLEGALRLLTGGSRTASPRQRTLRATMDWSYGLLPEGERALFRRLAAFSGGFTLEAAEEVCSGEGIERGEVLDLLSRLVDKSLVVVDRRGGEPRYGLLETVRQYGRERLEESGEGAAVAMRHARCFLRLAEEAGRGMLGPRQTAWLGRLEREHANLRAALAWFREEGEAERGLGMAAALVRFWWYRGYYSEGRAWLEGFLELPGAREAGAVRARALHALGALIYRSADWAGGDAEVVRSRLEESLEIYRGLPGEEPRVAAVLRDLGRLSAQTGDRETARSFLEESLRLDQRSGNEHGLALSRSYLGLLYLLGGDLEAAREHLEAGLEALRRVGDPEEVRTCLWFLIMLACERGDAAAARAHAARMVEGASLLQYRYAAPLVLHAYARLAVEEGRPARALRLAGAADRLGRSIGTSVGPALRDFLRRGLEPAWAALGEERGRAAFEAGRALSLREAAAYALEEGPRGEERGPAGAPLTPRELEVLRLVGEGMTDAQVAGRLFVSTRTVNAHLRSILRKLGVRSRAAAVRLAQERGLLG encoded by the coding sequence ATGGCACACGAAGGAGACCGGGGCGAAACCTCCCCGCCCCGCCGCCCGTCCGCAGGCGGTGGCCCCTCTCCGCTCCGGGTGGTGGGGAGCGGCGGGGGGCAGGCGGAGGCTCCGCGGGCGCCCCGGGGCAACCTGCCCGCCGAGACCTCCAGCTTCGTCGGGCGCGAACGGGAGCTCTCGGAGGTGAGGGCGCTGCTCGCCGGCACGCGGCTGCTCACGCTCACCGGTCCGGGGGGATGCGGCAAGACGCGGCTCGCGCTGCGGGCGGCGCGGGAGGCTGCGGGGGGCTTCGGGGGCGCCTGGTGGGTGGAGCTGGCCTCGCTCTCGGACCCCGGGCTGGTGGAGCAGGCGGTGGCCGGGGCGTTGGGCGTGCGCGAGGCGCCGGGGCGCTCGCTGGTCGGGGCGTGCGCCGAGCGTCTGGGGTCCGGGGGCGCGCTCCTCGTGCTGGACAACTGCGAGCACCTGGTCGGGGCGTGCGCCGCGCTGGCCGAGGCCCTGCTGCGCGCCTGCCCGGACCTGAAGGTCCTTGCGACCAGCCGCGAGGCGCTCGGCGTCGCCGGGGAGACCGTCTGGCCCGTGCCTGCGCTCTCCCTGCCCCCGCCCGAGGAGGCGGCGGACCCCGGGGCGCTGGCGCGCTACGAGGCCACCCGCCTGTTTCTGGAGCGGGCAGCGGCGGCGGCCCCGGGCTTCGGGCTGACGGAGCGGAGCGCGGCCGAGGTCTCGCGGGTGTGCCGCCGGCTCGACGGCATCCCGCTGGCCATAGAGCTCGCGGCGGCCAGGACGAGGGTGCTCTCGGTGGGCCAGATCGCTGAGCGGCTCGAGGGCGCTCTGCGGCTCCTGACGGGCGGGAGCCGGACGGCCTCGCCGCGCCAGAGGACCCTGAGGGCGACGATGGACTGGAGCTACGGGCTGCTCCCGGAGGGCGAGCGGGCGCTGTTCCGCCGGCTCGCCGCCTTCTCCGGCGGGTTCACGCTGGAGGCGGCGGAGGAGGTCTGCTCGGGGGAGGGCATCGAGCGGGGCGAGGTGCTGGACCTGCTCTCGCGACTTGTGGACAAGTCGCTCGTGGTGGTGGACCGGCGGGGCGGCGAGCCCCGGTACGGGCTGCTCGAGACGGTGCGGCAGTACGGCCGGGAGAGGCTCGAGGAGTCGGGGGAGGGGGCGGCGGTGGCGATGCGCCACGCCCGCTGCTTCCTGCGGCTCGCGGAGGAGGCCGGGCGCGGCATGCTCGGCCCCCGCCAGACGGCGTGGCTCGGGCGCCTCGAGCGCGAGCACGCCAACCTCAGGGCGGCGCTGGCGTGGTTCCGGGAGGAGGGGGAGGCGGAGCGGGGCCTCGGGATGGCGGCGGCGCTGGTGCGCTTCTGGTGGTACCGGGGCTACTACAGCGAGGGGCGGGCGTGGCTCGAGGGGTTCCTGGAGCTTCCGGGGGCGCGGGAGGCGGGCGCGGTCAGGGCGCGGGCGCTCCACGCCCTCGGGGCGCTCATCTACCGGAGCGCCGACTGGGCCGGGGGAGACGCGGAGGTGGTGCGCTCGCGCCTGGAGGAGAGCCTGGAGATCTATCGGGGCCTCCCGGGGGAGGAGCCGCGCGTCGCCGCCGTCCTCAGGGACCTCGGGCGCCTGAGCGCGCAGACGGGCGACCGGGAGACGGCCCGCTCCTTCCTGGAGGAGAGCCTCCGGCTCGACCAGCGCTCCGGCAACGAGCACGGCCTGGCCCTCTCGCGCAGCTACCTGGGCCTCCTGTATCTCCTCGGGGGCGATCTGGAGGCGGCGCGCGAGCACCTCGAGGCCGGCCTGGAGGCGCTGCGGAGGGTGGGGGACCCGGAGGAGGTCCGGACCTGCCTGTGGTTTCTCATAATGCTCGCCTGCGAGCGGGGCGATGCCGCCGCCGCCCGCGCCCACGCCGCCCGGATGGTGGAGGGGGCCTCCCTGCTGCAGTACCGCTACGCCGCCCCGCTGGTGCTGCACGCCTACGCGCGCCTGGCGGTGGAGGAGGGGCGTCCGGCGCGCGCCCTCCGGCTGGCGGGCGCGGCGGACCGGCTGGGGAGGAGCATCGGCACGTCGGTGGGGCCGGCCCTGCGGGACTTCCTGCGGCGCGGGCTGGAGCCGGCCTGGGCGGCGCTCGGCGAGGAGAGGGGGAGGGCGGCCTTCGAGGCGGGCCGGGCCCTGAGCCTGCGGGAGGCCGCCGCCTACGCCCTCGAAGAGGGCCCTCGCGGGGAGGAGCGGGGGCCCGCCGGAGCGCCCCTGACCCCGCGGGAGCTCGAGGTCTTGCGGCTCGTCGGCGAGGGGATGACCGACGCCCAGGTGGCCGGGCGGCTGTTCGTCAGCACCCGGACCGTGAACGCGCACCTGCGCTCCATCCTGCGCAAGCTGGGCGTGCGCTCGCGCGCCGCGGCGGTGCGGCTCGCCCAGGAGCGCGGCCTCCTCGGCTAG
- a CDS encoding MBL fold metallo-hydrolase, with protein sequence MRIETIDLNFMETPHTIASFLLLGDGGRAALVETGPTTCLKSLLGGLKEHGVAPEEVGEVFLTHIHLDHAGASGHLTEALPNATFYVHGVGYPHMADPSKLLRSASRIYGENMDVLWGEVRPVPEERMVALEGGERVPAAGGVLEAHYTPGHAYHHLAYLEPDSGALFAGDVGGIRLPGCTYVRPPTPPPEVDIEAWLRSLDLVRSLSPRSLWPTHFGSYEDVERHLSELERRLRDWSAFVEERMRRGLSRERIAAELEERGNAELRAAGAGAEDLASYELAGAYWMLVDGLMRYVAKRRGGGAAGSLR encoded by the coding sequence ATGAGGATAGAGACCATAGACCTGAACTTCATGGAGACCCCTCACACCATAGCCTCCTTCCTGCTGCTCGGCGACGGCGGCCGGGCGGCGCTGGTGGAGACGGGCCCCACCACCTGCCTGAAGAGCCTGCTCGGGGGCCTGAAGGAGCACGGCGTCGCCCCGGAGGAGGTCGGGGAGGTCTTTCTTACCCACATCCACCTGGACCACGCCGGGGCCTCCGGGCACCTGACGGAGGCGCTGCCGAACGCGACCTTCTACGTGCACGGGGTGGGCTACCCGCACATGGCCGACCCCTCGAAGCTCCTGCGGAGCGCCTCACGGATCTACGGGGAGAACATGGACGTGCTGTGGGGAGAGGTGCGCCCAGTGCCGGAGGAGAGGATGGTGGCGCTCGAGGGCGGGGAGCGGGTGCCCGCCGCGGGCGGGGTGCTGGAGGCGCACTACACCCCGGGGCACGCCTACCACCACCTGGCCTACCTGGAGCCGGACTCGGGGGCGCTCTTCGCCGGGGACGTCGGCGGGATAAGGCTCCCCGGCTGCACCTACGTCCGGCCGCCGACCCCGCCGCCGGAGGTGGACATCGAGGCGTGGCTGCGGAGCCTGGACCTCGTGCGCTCGCTCTCGCCGCGGAGCCTGTGGCCCACGCACTTCGGCTCCTACGAAGACGTGGAGCGCCACCTCTCCGAGCTGGAGCGGCGCCTCAGGGACTGGAGCGCCTTTGTCGAGGAGCGCATGCGGCGGGGCCTGAGCCGCGAGCGGATCGCCGCCGAGCTGGAGGAGAGGGGGAACGCCGAGCTCCGGGCCGCCGGCGCCGGCGCTGAAGACCTCGCGAGCTACGAGCTCGCCGGGGCCTACTGGATGCTGGTGGACGGGCTCATGCGCTACGTCGCGAAGAGGCGCGGGGGCGGGGCTGCGGGCAGCTTGAGATAA